The genome window TCGACCCCGCGCAAGCTCGAGCCCCGCGCCAAGGCGCGCGGCGTGCATTTCTTGGAGTCGCCGGTGAGCGGCGGCGTCGCCGGCGCGCGCGCCGCCACCCTGGCCGTCATGGTGGGCGGCGACCCCCAGGTGCTGGAGCGCGCCCGCCCGGTGCTCCGCTCCATCGGCCCCAACATCTTCAGCGTGGGCCCGGTCGGGGCCGGCAACACCGTGAAGGCGATCAACAACATGATGGCCTGCGTCAACTCGCTGGCCATGATGGAAGGGCTGGTGCTCGGGATCAAGGCCGGACTCGATCCCATGATCATCCACGACGTGGTGAAGGCGAGCAGTGGAGGGAGCAAGGCCCTCGATCGCATTCCGCGCGCGATCATTCCGCGCGATTTCGAGCCCGGCTTCAAGGTGTTCCTGATGAACAAGGACCTCGAGACCTTCAACACCATCGCCAAGGACCTCCACGTCCCCGTCAGCTTCTCCAACGTGGCCCAGCGCTACGAGCAGGCGGCCATGGCGGCCGGCCTGGCCGACAAGGACACCACGGTGGTCATGACCATCATCGAGAAGCTCGCCGCCCTGGAGGTGCCGCGCGGCAAGTAGGGGGTGCCCCTCCTGCCGGCACTCGTCGAGGCGGCCTCGGCCTGGTTCGCGAGGTCGCCTCTTCTTCTTGGTTACGTCGGCCTCTGCATTCTGGGCGCCTTCGTCGTCCGGGGATTCAGCGGTTTTGGCTCGTCGATGATCGCCGTCTCCGCCCTCACCCTCGCGATGCCGCCCGCTCAGGTGGTGCCGGCCATGTTCGCCCTCGAGATCGTGGCCTCGGTGGGTCTCTTGCCGTCGGTCTGGCACGACGTGGACTGGCGCTCGCTCGTGTGGATCGTCAGCGGCTGCATCGTGGCCACCCCGGTCGGGCTCGCCGTGCTCGCCCAGGCGCCGCTGAATCTCATGCGCGCCCTCGTCTCGGCCGTAGTGGTCATGGTCGCCCTCGTCTTGCTGAAGGGATTCGTCCTCCGGGCCACGCCGGGGCCCGGGGCGACCTTCGGGGTAGGATGCCTCGCCGGGCTCCTCAACGGATCGACGGGGCTCGCCGGACCTCCGGTCGTGATCTTCTATTTTTCCTCGGTGGGCGCCAGGGAGAGAGGCCGCGCCACCCTCATCGCGTTCTTCGTGGCCACCGATGTCTACGCGCTGCTGCTGGCGAGGGCGGGCGGCCTGCTGGACGCCCAGGCCATGGTCCTCGGGCTCTACGCGCTGCCCTTCGTCGCTCTCGGGATCTGGCTGGGGCACCGGCGCTTCATCGCCACCGAGCCGCAGACGTTTCGTCGGGTCGTGCTCTGGTTCCTCGCCGGTCTCGGGGTAGCCGGGCTCGTGCTGGCCGCGGTGAGGTACAGCGCAGCCACGTAGCCTGAGGTATGCTCGGGCGGCGTAGCTCATGCGGGACACCTGAGAGGACGGCCATGGCCCGCGGCAAGATTCTCGTCGCGATGATGATGCACGAGACCAACACGTTCTCGCCGGTGCCCACGCCCCTGGCCTCGTTCCGCCCGCTCTCCGGCCCCGCAGCCATCCAGGAGTTCCAGGACACCAATACCCAGCTCGGCGGCTTCCTGCACGTGGCCAAGGAGACGGGGGCGGAGATCGTCGTGCCCCTCGCGGCGGGCGCCCACCCGTCCGGCTATGTGGAGCGCGCGGCCTACGAGGACATGTGCGAGGCGATCGTGGGCGGGATCAGGAACGGCTGCGACGCGGCCTTCCTCGCCCTGCACGGCGCCATGGTGGCCGAGCACGTGGACGACGGCGAGGGCGAGCTCTTGCGTCGCATTCGCGCGGTGGCGCCACGCCTGCCCATCGCCGTGGGGCTCGATTTCCACGCGCACATGACGGCGCCCATGGTCGACCTCGCGACTGTCTTGACCGGGTACCGGACCTATCCGCACATCGACATGGGCGAGACGGCTCAGCGGGCCGCCCGGACGCTCGTGCGGGCCCTCGCCGGCGAGATCGAGCCCGTGATGGTATGGGGATGGCTGCCCATGATGACGAGCACGCTTGTGCACACTCCCTCTCGCCAGCCCATGAAGGACATCATGGACATGGCGATGGGCGCGGAGTCGTCCGGCGCCGTGGTCAACGCGTCCGTGTTCGGCGGCTTTCCGCATGCTGACATCCCGCATCTCTCCTGCTCGGCGGTGATCGTGTGCGACCGGCGCCCGGAGGCGGGCCAGGCCCTGCTCGACCAGCTGCTCGACCTGGCCTGGGACCGGCGCGAAGCATTCCTCTACCGCGGCGCCCCGCTTTCGAGCCAGATCGCGCAGGCACGGACGCTCGGCGAGGGCCCCATTGTCCTGGTGGATCATGGAGACAATACCGCCTCCGGGGGGACGCAGGACGTGATGAGCGTGATCGAGGAGACCATGCGACAGGGCCTCGCGGACGTCGTGGCCGGACCGATCTGCGATCCTGCCGGCATCGCGCGTATTCTGGCCGCGGGCACCGCGGCCAGCGTCACCCTGCCTCTGGGCGGCAAGGTCGACATGCCACAGGTCAATCTCACGGGCAGGCCGCTCACCATCACCGGCAAGGTCGCGCGCATCACGGAGGGCGAGTTCGTGGTCACGGGGCCGATGGCCACGGGCACGCGCGTGCGCATGGGCCGGACCGCCGTGCTCGATACCGGAAGCATGCAGATCGTCGTCTCGGA of Candidatus Methylomirabilota bacterium contains these proteins:
- a CDS encoding NAD(P)-dependent oxidoreductase — encoded protein: STPRKLEPRAKARGVHFLESPVSGGVAGARAATLAVMVGGDPQVLERARPVLRSIGPNIFSVGPVGAGNTVKAINNMMACVNSLAMMEGLVLGIKAGLDPMIIHDVVKASSGGSKALDRIPRAIIPRDFEPGFKVFLMNKDLETFNTIAKDLHVPVSFSNVAQRYEQAAMAAGLADKDTTVVMTIIEKLAALEVPRGK
- a CDS encoding sulfite exporter TauE/SafE family protein, with the protein product MPLLPALVEAASAWFARSPLLLGYVGLCILGAFVVRGFSGFGSSMIAVSALTLAMPPAQVVPAMFALEIVASVGLLPSVWHDVDWRSLVWIVSGCIVATPVGLAVLAQAPLNLMRALVSAVVVMVALVLLKGFVLRATPGPGATFGVGCLAGLLNGSTGLAGPPVVIFYFSSVGARERGRATLIAFFVATDVYALLLARAGGLLDAQAMVLGLYALPFVALGIWLGHRRFIATEPQTFRRVVLWFLAGLGVAGLVLAAVRYSAAT
- a CDS encoding M81 family metallopeptidase gives rise to the protein MARGKILVAMMMHETNTFSPVPTPLASFRPLSGPAAIQEFQDTNTQLGGFLHVAKETGAEIVVPLAAGAHPSGYVERAAYEDMCEAIVGGIRNGCDAAFLALHGAMVAEHVDDGEGELLRRIRAVAPRLPIAVGLDFHAHMTAPMVDLATVLTGYRTYPHIDMGETAQRAARTLVRALAGEIEPVMVWGWLPMMTSTLVHTPSRQPMKDIMDMAMGAESSGAVVNASVFGGFPHADIPHLSCSAVIVCDRRPEAGQALLDQLLDLAWDRREAFLYRGAPLSSQIAQARTLGEGPIVLVDHGDNTASGGTQDVMSVIEETMRQGLADVVAGPICDPAGIARILAAGTAASVTLPLGGKVDMPQVNLTGRPLTITGKVARITEGEFVVTGPMATGTRVRMGRTAVLDTGSMQIVVSERRSEPFDVGVFTHCGIDPRGKRYVLIKSRQHFRAGFEPIARHIVLCDGEGVTSSDLQRFTYRNRRRPLYPFEANVHPVPRTRSGGPR